The Triplophysa rosa unplaced genomic scaffold, Trosa_1v2 scaffold17_ERROPOS7180667+, whole genome shotgun sequence genome has a window encoding:
- the pigm gene encoding GPI mannosyltransferase 1: MMDVQGCVVFSAAVLIRLLLLCFGVYQDQNLQVKYTDVDYHVFTDASKFITQGDSPYNRSTFRYTPLLALMLTPNILVSSYFGKLLFVGCDVLCGLLIFRLSSLRGVSRSSAWVYCGLWLFNPLPIGVSTRGNAESLLAVLVLSTLWCLECERLPSAALLFGLSVHMKIYPVTYALPIALSLWKPASRDRGVMRNVLACFSGDLLLFAAVSGSLFFALNVTFYSIYGWDFVHESYLYHVTRRDTRHNFSPYFYMLYVTSERSWSGCLALLCFLPQLLLLLVSSLMFHSDLPFCCFLHTAVFVSFNKVCTSQYFLWYLCLLPLVLPRLTFSVRRGFGLLLLWFVGQALWLAPAYYLEFEGWNAFALVWIAGLMFLLINSLILAQIISHYRPVDVQQKKTN; encoded by the exons ATGATGGATGTTCAGGGCTGTGTGGTGTTCAGCGCGGCGGTTCTGATCCggttattgttgttgtgtttcgGTGTTTATCAGGATCAGAATCTGCAGGTGAAATACACTGATGTGGATTATCACGTGTTCACTGACGCCTCGAAATTCATCACACAG GGTGATAGTCCGTACAACAGATCCACGTTCCGCTACACGCCGCTGCTGGCCCTCATGCTGACCCCAAACATCCTCGTGAGCTCTTACTTCGGTAAGCTTCTGTTCGTGGGCTGTGATGTCCTGTGTGGACTGCTCATCTTCAGACTGTCGTCTCTTCGTGGGGTGTCCCGGAGCTCCGCGTGGGTTTACTGCGGACTGTGGCTGTTTAACCCGCTGCCGATCGGTGTGTCCACGCGTGGAAACGCAGAATCTCTGCTGGCGGTTCTGGTTCTGTCCACGCTCTGGTGTCTGGAGTGCGAGAGACTGCCGTCCGCCGCTCTTCTGTTCGGCTTATCCGTCCACATGAAGATCTACCCGGTCACTTATGCGCTGCCCATCGCTCTGTCTCTGTGGAAACCCGCGTCCCGGGACCGCGGCGTCATGCGCAACGTTCTCGCGTGCTTTAGCGGTGATTTGCTCCTGTTTGCTGCTGTTTCCGGATCGTTGTTCTTCGCTCTAAATGTGACTTTCTACAGCAT TTACGGCTGGGATTTCGTGCACGAGTCGTATCTGTACCACGTGACCCGCAGAGACACACGTCATAACTTCTCTCCGTATTTCTACATGTTGTACGTGACGTCAGAGCGCAGCTGGAGCGGCTGTCTCGCGCTGCTCTGTTTCCTGCCGCAGCTTCTGCTGCTGCTCGTTTCGTCGCTGATGTTTCACTCGGATCTTCCCTTCTGCTGTTTCCTTCACACCGCAGTGTTTGTCAGCTTCAACAAAGTGTGCACATCACAG TATTTTCTGTGGTATCTGTGTTTGCTGCCGCTGGTTTTGCCGCGTTTGACCTTCAGCGTGAGACGAGGCTTCGGGCTTCTGCTCTTGTGGTTTGTGGGACAG gCTCTGTGGTTGGCTCCAGCGTATTATTTGGAGTTCGAGGGCTGGAACGCTTTCGCTCTCGTTTGGATCGCCGGTCTGATGTTTCTCCTCATCAACTCTCTCATTCTGGCTCAGATCATCTCCCATTACAGACCTGTAGACGTGCAGCAAAAGAAAACCAACTGA
- the LOC130549824 gene encoding uncharacterized protein LOC130549824 gives MLIVLYALWLPDPSRKHDLFRACAKLTSLPVIADILRQSSRPGTSSESGRGAFLGITPVPGVFEFYHQRHIASFIDPGSWTEKTGRDLEFFPQQSSGDSCGVYMLMYALSICTSCPLTFTEEEVPLIRQWWCINLMERFCLEGHGQRFAYWTEEASQLLQGIVEPVFRVSKFTTTKLSPSRRVVDDKDIDKVQQPTIVRDLNTAWYWVQNHRHLFRGEVTEPAFLQMNRGDQQNAIKNLLGGQFSEAKDAFLFIFHYQEDMETFLSYCVDDQGLKVNAMFYKEKCSV, from the exons ATGTTAATCGTTCTTTACGCGTtgtggctacccgatccgtcccggaaacacgatttgttccgcgcatgcgcgaaactgacgtcacttcctgttatcGCCGACATTTTACGACAGTCTTCTCGACCTGGGACCAGCTcggaatctggcaggggtgcatttctcggcattacacctGTTCCGGGCGTCTTCGAATTTTATCATCAAAG ACACATTGCAAGCTTCATTGACCCAGGATCCTGGACTGAAAAAACAGGAAGAGACCTTgag TTTTTTCCTCAACAGTCCAGTGGGGATTCTTGTGGTGTCTACATGCTGATG tatgCTCTCAGCATCTGCACATCATGTCCCTTAACATTCACAGAG gaggAGGTGCCATTGATTCGCCAGTGGTGGTGCATTAACCTCATGGAAAGATTTTGCCTAGAAGG gCATGGACAGAGGTTTGCATACTGGACCGAAGAAGCATCCCAACTCCTTCAGGGGATCGTTGAGCCTGTGTTTAGGGTGTCGAAATTCACCACCACCAAACTGTCACCCAGCAGAAGAGTTGTGGATGACAAGGACATTGATAAG GTGCAGCAGCCAACCATTGTCCGAGACCTAAATACAGCGTGGTACTGGGTACAGAATCACAGACACTTATTCCGTGGGGAGGTGACAGAGCCTGCCTTTTTGCAGATGAACAGGGGTGATCAACAAAATGCCATCAAGAACCTCTTGGGGGGTCAATTCTCTGAGGCGAAGGAtgcctttttgtttatatttcattaccaagaagacatggaaacatttttgtcgTACTGTGTTGATGACCAAGGCCTAAAGGTCAATGCTATGTTCTACAAAGAGAAAtgtagtgtgtga
- the snx16 gene encoding sorting nexin-16, giving the protein MATPFVPVPVDRALRVDGKPRRPQRASSACSESSSGRRRAAAAPCQSPITRARLNATERSVEYSCYPHSDSPPETPWPDWEERPLTPTVLGYEVMEERAKFTVYKVLVKKSPEESWVVFRRYTDFSRLNEKLKEMFPGFRLSLPPKRWFKDNYDTEFLEDRQLGLQAFLQNLVAHKDIANCGAVREFLCLDDPPGPFDSLEESRAFCETLEECNYRLQKELVEKQREIDCLKKSLEEKKLHIQILERRISGEVLTPDSLQCASAPGSDGSVDVESSAVEADQELPDENDCALQSGQSSAVCWCAPSVSSGSPPVIQVTPLEH; this is encoded by the exons ATGGCCACACCTTTTGTTCCTGTGCCCGTAGACAGAGCTCTGCGGGTGGACGGTAAACCCAGGCGGCCGCAGAGAGCGTCATCGGCGTGCAGCGAGTCGAGCTCAGGCCGCAGGAGAGCCGCAGCGGCGCCGTGTCAGAGCCCCATCACCCGCGCCAGACTCAACGCCACCGAACGCTCGGTGGAATATTCTTGCTACCCTCATTCAGACAGCCCGCCAGAAACCCCCTGGCCGGACTGGGAGGAGCGACCCCTCACGCCCACCGTGCTGGGCTACGAGGTGATGGAGGAGCGGGCTAAATTCACT GTCTATAAAGTTCTGGTGAAGAAAAGTCCTGAGGAGAGCTGGGTCGTCTTCAGACGCTACACTGACTTCTCGAGACTTAATGAAAAG cTAAAGGAGATGTTTCCTGGATTCAGACTGTCTCTTCCTCCGAAGCGCTGGTTTAAAGATAACTACGACACAGAGTTCTTGGAGGACAGACAGCTGGGCCTACAGGCTTTCCTGCAGAACCTTGTGGCCCATAAAGACATCGCCAACTG CGGGGCGGTTCGGGAGTTCTTGTGTCTTGACGATCCGCCCGGCCCGTTCGACAGTCTGGAGGAGAGTCGG gcATTCTGCGAGACACTGGAGGAGTGCAACTACAGGCTTCAAAAGGAACTTGtggagaaacagagagaaatcGACTGCTTGAAAAAATCACTGGAGGAGAAAAAGCTCCACATTCAGATACTTGAGAGGAGAATCAG cGGTGAGGTTCTCACTCCAGACAGTCTGCAGTGCGCGTCCGCTCCAGGGAGTGACGGTAGTGTGGACGTGGAGTCTTCTGCGGTTGAGGCCGACCAGGAGCTGCCTGATGAGAACGA ttgTGCCCTTCAGTCGGGTCAGAGCTCTGCTGTGTGTTGGTGCGCTCCGTCCGTCAGCTCCGGTTCTCCTCCTGTCATTCAGGTCACTCCTCTGGAACACTGA